ATGATCAGGAAAGCTGTTCGGCAGAGGTGGTTGGATTCAGGATGACAGGAACCACACCTGACGGCGACGTGGTCGAGATCATGCCTGATGTAGCAGAAGTGTACATCGCCAGAAAAAACTTGAGCTTTGCAGCTTTTAACCTCACAGTGGGACCCGAGAGTGAGACCGAGGGAGCTGATGAGTCCTTGAAAAGGACAACAGGCGAGTTTAGGGTTGAGGTGGACAGCAGTGTAGTGAAGGAGTTGCTGGTCCACATTGTGACCGAAGTGACCGTGTTGTTCACGGTGTTGGTGTACGCTGGCAGTGAAATTACCCCCACTGCTCTGGTCGCCACCTTCCTTGTACCTCATGACATCCCTCCCATGACCAACCAGAGTGACCTGTTTGACTCAGCCTGTGCCGTTAGGGAGGCCCGCGTGGTTTGCCTTCCAGCGTCCCTGCTGCAAGTCATAGCTCAGCGAGGCGGCTCGCCTGAGTGCACCTTGGTCATAGCTCTGCAGGCACCTCGTTTTGTCCTGGCAGCCAATGATAAGCTCGTGAGAATCGCTCTTTTCAGCGCTCACTGCCTAGACATGTATGGGATCCAGAGCGATTGGAGAGAAGATACTTGTGTTCTCGGAGAGAGGACCACGTGGCGAAGAGTGCACTGCATCTGCCAAAGGACAAGGAGGGTCCGGCGGCAGCTGGATCTAATAAAACAAGCCAGCAGGCACTTGCAAACCCACTTTTTGACGACCAACGTGATTGTGGTCCCTAATGCTGTAGATCTTCGGTTGGAGGTCATCACCAGTGTTACCCGCAACTATGTGACGCTCGTCACTGTACTTTTCATTATGCTGATGTACATAATCCTAGCTTTCTGGGCTTTGCTGAGAGATGAAACAGATCAGTATCTTCGGCTACATGTGATAATTCTACTTGATAATGATCCATATGATAAAGTGTGTTACCTCGTGACTGTTTTTACAGGAAGCCGTTGTCGGGCCGGGACCAAGGCGGATGTCTTCATGCAACTTATGGGAACGGAAGGTGGCAGCGATGTGCATTGTCTGAGCCATCCGCATTTTACAACCTTCTACCGGGGAGGCATCAACACTTTTCTCCTAACCACGAAAAAGGACTTGGGGGACATCCATTCCATTCGTGTGTGGCACAACAATGAGGGCAAATCCCCCAGCTGGTATCTAAGCAGAGTCAAGGTAGAAAATCTGTTCAGCCGACACATCTGGCTGTTTTTATGCCGGGAATGGCTTTGTATTGACACCTCTTTGGACAGAACATTTCGTGTTACCGACCCAGACCAGCCTATCAACAGAAAGGACTATTTCCTGATAGAATCAGCTTACAGGATGGGGAGAGATCACCTGTGGTTCTCCATTTTCTCCACTATCATTGATAGCCCATTCAATCGGCTGCAGAGACTGTCCTGCTGTTTGGCAATGCTGATGGCCTCCCTTCTGTGTAATATTATGTTCTTTAATCTCGACAGAGCAGATGAAATGGCGTCAGGAGAGGGGAGCTACGTCAGGTCAATGATGATAGGGCTGGAAAGTGTGTTAATTACACTCCCTCTGCAAATGttgatcatttttctcttcacctACTCCCAGAGGGAACCTCGTGTGACTCTAGAAACGGTATCTCCCCGGACTGATTCCTTGGAGCAAGAACATGCACACTGGGAGGAATTTCTGAAAAAGTGGCACGTTGAGGAAAGTGCTCATGCACCCACCAAGGAGGCTTCGGAGCCTCCAACTGGGAAAAGACCTAGAGCTCCGAAGGCTGCCAAGGCGCTCACTACGATAGGGCGCCAGCAAAAGAAAGGACAGAGCACGGTCACACGCATGCagggacaaaataaaaatgccagtAACGCAAACACAAATAACAATCAGTTTGTTGCTTCTACAGAGCCTTCTTCCCAAGCAGGTCCTGTCGAGCTCAAGGAGAAGAGCAGGGTGGTTCTGCCTCCATGTTGCCTCTATGTAGCGTGGTTCTTGGTTTTCGCCACGTCCGGTGTATCTTCattcttcattgtattttatgGGCTGAATTATAGCTACGAAAAGTCAATGGACTGGCTCTTCGCATCGTTTTgttcattctgtctgtctgttttgCTGGTGCAGCCATGCAAAATTATACTCTTGTCAGGCTTCAGAGCTGGTAGGCCCAAGTATTGTAAAAACCTTTCATGGACAAGCAAGTACCGCTATATTGAGATCGAGCTTCAGGGCGCGATGAAccgaaaagaaaggaaaaggcgACACCAGCAGATCTTGGAGCTCCGAAGATCGAGGATGTACCAGCCCCTCACCGAAGACGAAATCCTAATATTCAAGAGGAAGAAGGCAATTAAGAGAAGGGCTTTCCTGTTCCTGTGTTACGTTCTGACTCACTTCATCTTTCTAGCCCTCCTGTTGAGGCTCGTCGCCCTCCTGCGTCACACGGACAGCTTTTACTATAACCAGTTTGTTCGCGATCGGTTCTCTGTGGATCTCGGCTCGGTGACCAAGCTGGAGGACATCTACAGGTGGCTGAACAGCGTGCTGGTGCCCCTGGTCCACAACGACCCGAATCCAGCCTTTCTGCCCGACAGCTCCTCTAAAATCCTGGGGCTTCCACTGCTGAGGCAGGTGAGGGCAAGACCTGGCGATAAACTCTGCCTGCCTGCCAACTTTGCCCAAACCGGCATGGGAAGAGAAATCCATTGTCATCCCAGCTATGGCACTGACCCGGAAGACACCAGAAGCTACTCTGGCCTTTGGAACAAAGTTCTCAAGAGGCCTGAGGATAAGAATACCAATGGGTTTACTTACAAGCCTCCAGAGAAGATCTGGGGGTATGTCTCCCACGGACTCTTACACACCTATGGGTCGGGAGGCTATGCGTTCTATTTTTTCCCAGAGCAGCAGCCTTTTAATTCCACCGTGAGGCTCAGGGAACTCCAGAGCAGCGAGTGGCTTGATGAGAACACGTGGGCCGTGATTCTGGAGCTGACCACCTTCAACACAGACGTCAGTCTGTTCTGTAGCATTTCTGTCGTTTTTGAGGCGTCTCAGTTAGGAGTTGTGAACACGAGCCTATCCGTGCACTCCTTCTCGCTTGCTGATTTCGACAGGGAGACTTCGGCAGAAATCTACTTGTATGTggccattctcattttctttgtagcCTATGTGGTCGATGAGGGTTATATCATCATGCAAGAAAGGGCCTCGTACGTGAGAAGTGTGTACAATCTGCTCAACTTTGCTCTAAAATGCATATTTACTGTGCTGATTGTGCTCTTCTTTAGGAAGCACTTCTTGGCCACTGGCATAATTCGCTTTTACTTGTCGCACCCTGAGGATTTCATTCCGTTTCATGCGGTTTCTCAAGTAGATCACGCCATGAGGATCATTTTGGGTTTCCTGTTATTTCTGACCATTTTGAAGACCCTCAGGTATTCCAGAATCTTCTATGACGTGCGCCTGGCTCAGAGGGCCATTCAAGCGGCCCTTCCCGGCATCTGCCACATGGCCCTGGTGGTGTCCGTGTACTTTTTTGTGTACATGGCATTTGGCTACCTGGTGTTTGGTCAACACGAGTGGAACTACAGTAACCTGATTCATGCTACGCAGACGATATTCTCCTATTGCGTTTCAGCCTTTCAGAACACCGAGTTCTCCAACAACAGGGTTCTGGGGGTCCTGTTCCTCTCATCCTTCATGCTGGTGATGATCTGCATATTGATCAACTTGTTTCAGGCCGTGATTTTGTCTGCCTATGAGGAAATGAAGCAGCCCGTGTATGAGGAACCATCAGACGAAGCGGAAGCAATGACCTATCTGTGTCGCAAGCTAAGAGCAATGTTTAGGTTTCTGACCTTCCAACCCAGGGACAAAGATGAACCAGAGTTCTTTGTCAACATGCTGTATGGGCAGCCAGAGAAGAAGAGCCGGCGGTATCTGGGGCTGAAGACCAGAAACATCAAGGGGAAGAAAATGGTTTACCTTGTTGTGTGATGAGTGACAGGGTCAAGACCCACAGGCaagacccccacccctgcccatgcTGGTTCTCAGATGTACGGAATGTTCAATGGCTCAGCAGTGCTCTCTTCTTGTGTCCTGCACAATGCGCACCCCTACATTCAGAAGTGTCTCCCTCCACCTTTGGCCTCTACTCCTGAGTGCTGGGGTGTAGGGCAGGTCTCCAGCGTGGGAGCCAGGGCCGATGTCCCTCTAGAGGGGAACTCGGTGTCCTTGGAGCCCACAGCAGTTTAGAGTAGTAGAGTCCCggagttgggggagagagagctaTAGGGTCCCCACCCTACCCCTCTAGTGTAGAGCATTCTCTTGCTGCGACTGTGTCCCCGGGGCTGGGGAGCCAAGAGTTTGTGGCTCTCGTAGTCCCTCTGGGGGTTCCCTTTGCAGACCAGGCCTGGGATACCCCACCCAACACCCCATCCTCCCCAtcacaccgccccccccccaccccggaccaTTTAGCTTGGCCAGATCTAGAGGGACCTTGTGCCGAGATCACGATCTATTTTCCAGCTTTTGAATTTAGGGATTGGACCTGAAGCTCAGGAGTCTGAGCTTGCCATCTACTCCTGAGGGCTACTGCCAGTTAAAGCTGtgaaatgtaataatattttctGGCCATTAGACATGAATTTTGTTCAACAacaaaaaggtgtgtgtgtgtgtgtgtctgtgtgtgtgtttgtctgtctgGGGCAGTGGGCTCACACCTAAAGATAGTAAGTGTTCTCTATATTGACTGTAAGAATTTGTCCATCTAGGTCTTGGGCTTTGGGTAATTTACAGCGTGGTGGTTTACTgcagaataataaagaaaatgtggtttattGTTCAAGAGTAATATGGCTCACAACTCTTAGAGTTCTGCTCAGAAGCATGTTCATTTATGTAGATGCCACTTTAAGCTTTATCGGAATTAAATGTGAGATTGCGCCTGTGAGACTTGTCGTGATTTCAGCGTGAGGGGTGTATGTACAGGTGGATATTGCCTTTCCAATGGAGAGCCAGTGAAGGGGCCAACCCAAGCAGCTGGGAGATAACTTTGTCCCAAGGCTTTGATATTCACTGGGTGCCCCTGTGGTCCTGAGCTGTGCTGGAATGGTCACAGACACGCACATGTGCTTTCCATGCCACTCACACAAGAGTGCCTGAAGGTCAGAtttggattttcttctcttttttaggaTGTtatgatttgagagagagagagaaagggcagagtgAGAAGTAGAATCCACTCTGAGCACGGAGCAGGAAGCaggcctagatcccaggatggatcatgacctgagtggaagacacaggctaactgactgagccacccacatgtccttCTCCTTTTATCTGTAAATATGTGGTTTCTTTGGGAATcgtctttaaaaatactttgagatatTGCTAATCCTTTGGATTGGTTTTCTTCTTATTACAACTGGTAGGGAGCTCAAAttcaaaattaactttattttctaccAAAGAGAGTGATTTGCTCTTTTAGTATTTCCCGTAGCTCTCGTAGTCCATCTTCTAACTTGTGTAGCCTGTCTTAGGGCTTGAACAGTATTCTAGAGACAAGGTCATGTATCTGAGTGGTTACCGGTCGTACATGAAAAGCTTCATCCAGATGGTCCATCTGTGGgcagacacagaaaataaagttcGCAGCATATAATCGTGGCTGTGATCCAAGGAATGCTCTTGCTGGAAGCACCCAGAGGTCCTATCTGCTAGTAAGAAAATCAGAGTGTTTCCTCAGCTCCCCTCTATGCACGTCCCGGAACCGGTGTTATTCCCAGGATTACAAAAATGCCTTGTATCTTCCTTAATTCTCAATTGCCCAAAGGAAGaaggcccagccccaggcctttTGGCTTCAGGggcagcacagtgcttggcatacaTAGGAGTTGTGGGGCCTCGAGAGGGGCACGTTGGGGAGCCACGAGGGAAGAGGGGGTCTCAGACTAGGGCATGTGACCCCGCGGGTGAGAGGGTCCTCTGGAAGCTGGAGTAGGGCAGGGTCCCGAGGGCTGGGTCACTGGGGCTCAGGTCACCAAgggtgccacagatcacagtgcCATTGCTTTAGGGGGAAGGACAGGGCTCCTTTGAACCTATCTCATCTGTTGCCTGGGGTAGGCACAGACATTGCTGCCTTTGGCGCTGGCCCTGACCTGGGGACTCCTGTGCCATAGTTTGTGTTGGGGGGTGCTGAGAGGGGCCTGGAGTCAGCCGGCTAGGCTTTTCCTCATCATCAGCTTCTCTGACCCATCAGGCCACACTGTGTCTTTCCTGAATCCTCTCTTTCTTGGCTTCCAGGACACCACACCCTCCTACTCTCCATCTTGACCCACTGCCTATTTCTCTCCACCTCACCCCTAAGGACGGGAGGCAGCCAGAGtctgtctccttctccatctgggcCTCTACCCTACATGCCTCTGATGAACCCAATATGAGTTTTCAGCCCCGACATTTCCTATTGTCTTAGCTCAGACTGATAAAACAAAATACCtccagcgggggcggggggagcggaGTGGGGGCAGTGTCTGAACAGCAaggatttatttctcacagctctggagccCCACGGCCAGGCTCAGGGTGTCAGCATGATCGGTTCTCAGTAAGGGGCCATCTCCCTTCCTTGCAATGGCTGCCTTCTTGTGACCTGACAATGTCCTATCCTTCGAGATGGGGCaccagagagagaggataagaaaaaaaaaaaaaaaaccctattacagggcacctgggtggctcagtgggttaaagcctctgcctttggctcagctcatgatcccagggtcctgggatcgagccccacatcgggctctctgctcagccgggagcctgcttccccctcttgctctctgcctactcatgatctctgtctgtcaaataaataaataaataaataacctttaaaaaaaaaacccgtaTTACATGTTGCCTTCAAGAGATCACTTTATGTATAAAGACATACacaaactgaaaaggaaatgaatgaaagaaagatatgACATGGAGACAGTAAGCATGAGAAGCCTAGTGtggctattttatttcattttccagttttattcagATACAATCAACATCTGGCATTCGAACATCAGGTGAAACAGATTTCCAAACAGAGATGATTACTGAGATAAACAGAAATATCTCATCACGAGACAAGGACCAATTCACATGGACGTAACACAAATGTGTATACATTTAATAGAGCCTGAAAAGACATGAAGCAAAGATGGACAGAAAGAAAGGGTCAAAGACACAGTTTCCCAGTCAGCACAGGAGAGAGTAACAGCCTCTCTCAGCGAGTGATAGAAAAACTAGAGAAAACCCAGGGAAGACATAGAAGATGAAACACTCGGGTACCAACTCTCTTGATCTAGTTGATGTCTGTACGACAACCCACCCAATGATGGGAGACATACCTTGTTTTTAAGGGTACTATGACCACACAGCAAGGTAGATCACTCTACTGTATGGGCTCTCAAGCAAGTCTCAGTCCATGCAAAGGCTCAAAATCAGATGGAATGTATTGTCTGACCACGACAGACTTCAGTTAGAAACCAGCATAACTGTAAGATTTCGCACAAACTCCAAATGCTGGGAAATTAAACAACCCATTTGAACTGATGGTTCAAAACCCTATCAGGGGCAAGTAGAAATAGTTTAAACTGAATGATAACTAAACTAGGCAACATGCAGGAGGCAGTTAAGCAGTGTTTGGTGGGACATTTGCAGCATTAAATGcttctagagaaatgaaaaagatataagCAGTGTTTGGTGGGGCATTTACAGCATTAAATGattctagagaaatgaaaaagatataaagaaaaggaCTTGGGGTTTCATCCTAAGtaggaaaagcaaatgaagaacCCTAGACTCAGACTTCCCTGGGCTCTTAGGCAGGTCACAACACTGTGGTTTTTTGCCAGGGGAAGGGGATGCCAGCTAAGGCGGGGCCTTTCCAGGCTGTTGGGAGCCTGGGGCACCTTAATTCCATGAGCACTGCTGCTTGGAAGCCTACAGaagcaaggagagggagggggacccCAGAAGTCCATCACATTCCATGCTCCAGGGTCGTGACCCATGACCTGGACACTCCTTCTGGCCCGAGACCCCCATGACAGTTAGCCAGACCCCATCGCCTGGGGCTGCCAGTCTGAGGTGCCCAGGTAGGTGGCACCATGAGGCCCAGGCCcgagctcctcctcctcctcctggctttGGACATGGGCCTAGATCTCAGCCCCCTCCCGCGGCCCGCCTCTCCTCCCACGGCCCTGGCTGCCATCCCCATCTCCCGGGAGACCGCCTCACCAGAGGCCGGACCCTGCCGCCCGGATGCAGCCTCGGCCCACTGCCCCCCGCCAGCCGCCGGGACTCGCGGCCCAGCCCTCGGAGACGCGGCCGCGCTGCGCGCTTGGAGGGCCGCCCCGGGCCTCGGGGAGCCGGCCGGCAGCGCCCGCGTCCACCTGCGGCCCCGCGCGGCCCCTGGCGGCGGCGTGATCCTGGCCGGTGGCGgccgcctctgcctgccccgcGGCCCCCGCGCGCCCGCTCTGTGTCCTGCTGCGCGTCCTGCTGCGCGCGCGCCTGGCCGCCGCGCCCGCGCTCGTGCACCTGCGGCTGTCTGCGCGCCGCGGCCGGCTGTCCCTGCTGTGGCGCACCGCGCTGCCCCGCGCGCTCGGGCGCCCGGAGTGGACCTTCTGGCTGGTGCCGCTGCGGCCCGCCGGCCCTCGGCGCCCCCGCCGTTCCACCTCCGACCTGCCGGCCGCCGGGCCTCGCCCCTCCGCGGGCTTCGTGGCCCAAACGCAGTGTCCCACGGATGGGCCCACGCCTGTTGTCCTGGAAGCTCTCACCTCGGATGGGCCTCAAGCCATCCAGTCTTCCGTGTCCTGCCAGGTATCCCCAGAGGCGCCGTGTGAGATCACCATGGTGAAGATCAACAGGAACAAAGATGGTGAACCCTTGGTGCTGACCAGGAAGATGGAGGCCACCCTCAATGCCACCTACAAGTACAACTGTCCGAAGTCCATGTTAATTGTTTCCTACTGGCAGGTCTATTCCGTGCCCTCCGTAAAGGATCTGCCTCTGTGGTACAGACCATTGGATATACCAATCATGAAATCAGGGAGGGTGCCAACATTTCTACATATCCCTCCAAAATCTTTAACTTGGGGGGTGTATGTGATGAGATTCGTAGTTGATATCTACATGAATCCAAATAGGCCTCAGGCCTCGGCCTCAGATTTCATGTATGTCAGCATCGTTAGAAGTGACCTAGAAGCAGTTATTCCTGGGGGTCCCAACAGAACAATCAAATTCACAGATCAGCTGGTTCTGGATGGAACGGGGTCCTCTGATCCAGATTCGGACAACCCTTCGCAGGGACTCCATTTTTCTTGGTACTGTACCACGGATCCAAAAAACTACCAGGGACATAAAATCACAGTGATGAGCAACAGCGTCTGCGCCCCACAGCAGACTAATCTGAACTGGAAGGAGGCCTCTGGTCCTGTCCTCACACTTCAGCCAGGAACACTGAAAGGTGGAGGTGTGTATTTCATCAGAATGGTGATCCGCAAGGGTGATAGGAGAGC
This genomic interval from Mustela erminea isolate mMusErm1 chromosome 6, mMusErm1.Pri, whole genome shotgun sequence contains the following:
- the LOC116592543 gene encoding polycystic kidney disease and receptor for egg jelly-related protein-like — protein: MIASQDLAAIPDSRATATPESGPSRPDAASARRPSPAAGTCGPALGDAAALRAWRAAPGLGEPAGSVRVHLRPRAAPGGGVILAGGGRLCLPRGPARPLCVLLRVLLRARLAAAPALVHLRLSARRGRLSLLWRTALPRALGRPEWTFWLVPLRPAGPRRPRRSTSDLPAAGPRPSAGFVAQTQCPTDGPTPVVLEALTSDGPQAIQSSVSCQVSPEAPCEITMVKINRNKDGEPLVLTRKMEATLNATYKYNCAYSTLVVSYWQVFSVNSVNELPQWYRPLDIPIAKSGRVPTFLHIPPKSLTWGVYVMRFVVDVYANRNWPQASASDFMYVSIVRSDLEAVIPGGPNRTIKFTDQLVLDGTRSSDPDSDNPSQGLHFSWYCTTDPKNYQGHKITVMSNSVCAPQQTNLNWKEASGPVLTLQPGTLKGGGVYFIRMVIRKGDRRAHVDRKVHVLKGPAPAAYISCIENCDAVLGISARFSLFLNCTNGSTSHDAYKWSILSSLGDEVNFDWAKHTTTGRNGAHLSIKAFALKDFPEAKFWASVHLASWSGHNVDLKHPFVINYVPETGECSINPSTGVAFVTRFVIRCSNFKDKNIPLTYKMVVSDLYGFGQISSVKENTLGAILYLGNESTSPPSFLPVGVLANRYAMKISVQVYDSLGAFSQATLYATVHAPTDKISVKGVLDRLFNFTMGPNSSLSTLLDSQEFLPAGYLIYIAASVLNNMKPELSLEADKARLREYLVNQTFILPNSTLVEISQVVMSVTKLTQTTAGFTRMAQKLATVRIWLANRALQQSRQSDAHVRSEEVETVSTGILTTLSNILKLTVSYEVVDEPFYVLESLADTVLEGKVPGNETTAMTASSLNVYVRKTERWDVTDIFMNEKSSRNYFHPTLNMSNVPSLPENVPISAMFCEFADDPFPWMNDQESCSAEVVGFRMTGTTPDGDVVEIMPDVAEVYIARKNLSFAAFNLTVGPESETEGADESLKRTTGEFRVEVDSSVVKELLVHIVTEVTVLFTVLVYAGSEITPTALVATFLVPHDIPPMTNQSDLFDSACAVREARVVCLPASLLQVIAQRGGSPECTLVIALQAPRFVLAANDKLVRIALFSAHCLDMYGIQSDWREDTCVLGERTTWRRVHCICQRTRRVRRQLDLIKQASRHLQTHFLTTNVIVVPNAVDLRLEVITSVTRNYVTLVTVLFIMLMYIILAFWALLRDETDQYLRLHVIILLDNDPYDKVCYLVTVFTGSRCRAGTKADVFMQLMGTEGGSDVHCLSHPHFTTFYRGGINTFLLTTKKDLGDIHSIRVWHNNEGKSPSWYLSRVKVENLFSRHIWLFLCREWLCIDTSLDRTFRVTDPDQPINRKDYFLIESAYRMGRDHLWFSIFSTIIDSPFNRLQRLSCCLAMLMASLLCNIMFFNLDRADEMASGEGSYVRSMMIGLESVLITLPLQMLIIFLFTYSQREPRVTLETVSPRTDSLEQEHAHWEEFLKKWHVEESAHAPTKEASEPPTGKRPRAPKAAKALTTIGRQQKKGQSTVTRMQGQNKNASNANTNNNQFVASTEPSSQAGPVELKEKSRVVLPPCCLYVAWFLVFATSGVSSFFIVFYGLNYSYEKSMDWLFASFCSFCLSVLLVQPCKIILLSGFRAGRPKYCKNLSWTSKYRYIEIELQGAMNRKERKRRHQQILELRRSRMYQPLTEDEILIFKRKKAIKRRAFLFLCYVLTHFIFLALLLRLVALLRHTDSFYYNQFVRDRFSVDLGSVTKLEDIYRWLNSVLVPLVHNDPNPAFLPDSSSKILGLPLLRQVRARPGDKLCLPANFAQTGMGREIHCHPSYGTDPEDTRSYSGLWNKVLKRPEDKNTNGFTYKPPEKIWGYVSHGLLHTYGSGGYAFYFFPEQQPFNSTVRLRELQSSEWLDENTWAVILELTTFNTDVSLFCSISVVFEASQLGVVNTSLSVHSFSLADFDRETSAEIYLYVAILIFFVAYVVDEGYIIMQERASYVRSVYNLLNFALKCIFTVLIVLFFRKHFLATGIIRFYLSHPEDFIPFHAVSQVDHAMRIILGFLLFLTILKTLRYSRIFYDVRLAQRAIQAALPGICHMALVVSVYFFVYMAFGYLVFGQHEWNYSNLIHATQTIFSYCVSAFQNTEFSNNRVLGVLFLSSFMLVMICILINLFQAVILSAYEEMKQPVYEEPSDEAEAMTYLCRKLRAMFRFLTFQPRDKDEPEFFVNMLYGQPEKKSRRYLGLKTRNIKGKKMVYLVV